Proteins encoded by one window of Antechinus flavipes isolate AdamAnt ecotype Samford, QLD, Australia chromosome 4, AdamAnt_v2, whole genome shotgun sequence:
- the PIPOX gene encoding peroxisomal sarcosine oxidase yields the protein MATTHGELYDAIVIGAGIQGCFTAYHFAKNKRKVLLLEQFFLPHSRGSSHGQSRVIRRAYPEDFYTKMMEECYQIWAQLENESGTKLYRQAGLLMLGRKEEADLRAIQDNLSKHGVEHKFFNTEELKRYFSNIQLSRGEVGIWESSGGVLFADKALRALQDLIRQLGGVIHDGEKVAEIKPGFPVTVTTTIRTYQAKSLIITAGPWTNQLLLPLGIQLPLQTLRINVCYWKEKVAGSFGENFPCFMGLFPHLAPHHIYGLPAREYPGLVKVCYHHGNKADPDERDCPSASPDLADVQLLRSFVRDYLPGLQPEPSIMERCMYTTSPDENFILDRHPKHNNIIIGAGFSGHGFKLSPVVGKILYELSTESTLSYDLTPFQISRFQSLDKASL from the exons ttttttctccctcattcccgGGGAAGCTCCCACGGCCAGAGCCGAGTCATCCGAAGGGCTTACCCCGAAGACTTCTATACCAAGATGATGGAAGAGTGTTACCAAATATGGGCCCAGTTGGAGAATGAGTCCGGGACAAAGTTATACAG ACAGGCAGGATTACTCAtgctgggaaggaaggaagaagcagaTCTTCGTGCCATTCAGGACAACTTGTCTAAGCATGGCGtggaacacaagtttttcaaCACAGAAGAgctaaaaagatatttttcaaatattcagtTGTCCAGAGGAGAAGTGGGAATCTGGGAGTCATCTGGGGGTGTCCTGTTTGCCGACAAGGCCCTGAGGGCCCTGCAG GATTTAATCAGACAGCTAGGAGGCGTGATCCATGATGGGGAGAAAGTAGCAGAGATAAAACCTGGGTTCCCAGTTACCGTGACAACCACCATCAGGACCTATCAAGCCAAAAGCTTGATAATTACAGCGGGTCCTTGGACTAACCAGCTTCTCCTCCCCCTGGGAATACAACTGCCTCTGCAG ACCCTTCGGATCAATGTGTGTTATTGGAAAGAAAAGGTTGCTGGGAGCTTTGGAGAGAACTTTCCTTGCTTTATGGGGTTATTCCCACATCTGGCTCCCCACCATATCTATGGGCTTCCTGCTAGAGAATACCCAGGACTGGTGAAG GTCTGTTATCACCATGGTAACAAAGCCGACCCAGATGAGCGGGACTGCCCCTCAGCCTCTCCAGACCTAGCAGATGTCCAGCTCCTCCGCAGCTTTGTGAGAGATTACCTCCCCGGCCTGCAGCCCGAGCCCTCCATAATGGAACGCTGCATGTACACG ACCAGCCCAGACGAGAATTTCATTTTGGATCGGCACCCAAAACACAACAACATCATCATTGGGGCTGGCTTCTCAG gACACGGCTTCAAACTCTCGCCTGTGGTGGGGAAGATACTCTATGAGCTGAGTACGGAGTCCACTCTCTCTTATGATCTGACTCCATTCCAAATTAGTCGCTTCCAGTCCCTGGACAAAGCATCTCTGTAA